From the Rhizomicrobium palustre genome, the window CTTACGTCACTTTGTATTGCAAAGTATACGGCAGCGTGGGGAAAGCGCAAGGGGGAGTTTGGCCCTCTCCCCAACGTGGGAGAGGACGCAAAATCTTGCGTTTAGCGGCGATCAAAATTTGAGGTGTCTGCGCATTTCGCCGCTAAGCGCTAGATTTTGCTGGTGAGGGGGAACCTGCCTCTGATCCCCTCACCTGAAAAATCATCGGAGTTAGCGACGCGCCACCGGCGTTCGTTCCGGCATTTCCTTGGCGCGACGCTAACCCCGTGATTTTTCTTCCTCTCCCGCAAAGGGGAGAGGGCACTCTCAATAATACAAATCCCGCTTGCCCTGTTCGATCTCAACCAGCCGCGCTTCGGTGACCTTGCGCAGCTTTTCGTTGGGGATTTCTTTCAGGTGTTCGGCGATGACCTTCTCGCCGATTTCCTTGGTCGCAGGCGAAGCAAAATCGGTCAGATATTCCTTCAGCGTCAGGATCGCATTGGGCTGGCAGAGGTTCTGGATTTCGCCCGATTTCGCCACCGCCATGAAGCGGTCTCCGGTGCGGCCATTGCGATAACACGCGGTGCAGAAGCTCGGCAGATGTCCGGCTTCGGATATATCGTGGATCACGCTGTCGAGCGGGCGTTCGTCGTTGACCTGGAACTGCACCGGCTGTTTCACGCCCTTCTCGTTTTCTTCGCAATAGCCGCCGACGCCGGTGCAGGAACCGCCGGACAGCTGCGAGATGCCAAGCTCCAAGCATTCATTGCGCAGATCGGCATCTTCGCGGGTGGAGATGATCATGCCGGTATAAGGCACGGCGAGGCGGATGATGGCGATCAGCTTCTTGAACTCGTCATCCGAAACGATATGCGGGAAGCTTTCGAGATTGATGCCTCCGGCGGGGCGGATGCGCGGCACGGAAATCGTATGCGGGCCGCAATTGAATTCGGCTTCCAGATGTTCGGCATGCTGCATCAGTGCCAGCATTTCGAATTTGTGGTCATAGAGGCCGAAGAGCACGCCCGCGCCATTATCATCGATGCCCGCCTGATTGGAGCGGTCAAAGGCGGTGGTGTGCCAATCGTAATCCTTCTTGGGGCCGCGCGGGTGCATCTTGGCATAGGTGCCGCGATGATAGGTTTCCTGGAAGAGGATATAGGTGCCGATCTCGGCATCTTTCAGCTTCTTATAATCCTCGACCGTGGTGGCAGCGATGTTGATATTGATGCGCCGGATATTCGCGTTTTTCGTTTCCACCGAATAGACCGCATCGATGGCATCCAGCACATAATCGATGGGGCAGTTTTCCGGGTCTTCGCCTGCTTCCATGGCAAGGCGCTTATGGCCCATATTAAGCAGCACCAAGGTTTCTTTTTTGATCTCGTCCATGGTGAGGCGGCGGCGGGAGAATTTATGCCCCGCGCCATAACCGCAATAAACGCAGCTATTGACGCAGTAATCGCTGACATAAAGCGGCGCGAAGAGCACCAGGCGGCGGCCATAGATTTTCTGTTTGATATGCCGCGCGGTCTTATAGATTTCCTCGACCAGCTCAGGGTCGTGCGTATTCAGCAGCACCGCCACTTCGGGCAGCGTCAAGCCGTGCGCGTCGGCGGCCTTCTTGATGATGGCTTCGACCATATCGCGCGAGGCGGCCCGCTTGCCTTCTTCCAAGGCAGCGTAAATGGCGGATTCGTTGATGAAACTGGCAACCTGCGACACGATACTCTCCCAAACCATGGGCCTCTTGGTGAGGCGCTCTATGCTTGATGAGAAGTTAGGCCGGGCGCGCGCCGAAGTAATGCGCTTAATCAATAAGGCAGGGGCAAAATGGTCGCATGCGTAGGAGTGCGTATACTAGTATGTGCCACGCATCTATTCGGCGTAGATCATTTTGACGCTCATGCCGCCATCAATGGTAATATTCTGACCGGTCATGAAACCTGCCTTTTCCGCGAGAAACTGGCAGGCTTCCGCAATGTCCTGCGGTGTCCCGACGCGCCCTACGGGGTGCTGCGCGCGGTCGGCGCGCGAATGTTTCGGCTTCACGGCTTGTGACGATTTCTTCCAATCGC encodes:
- the hydG gene encoding [FeFe] hydrogenase H-cluster radical SAM maturase HydG; this translates as MVSQVASFINESAIYAALEEGKRAASRDMVEAIIKKAADAHGLTLPEVAVLLNTHDPELVEEIYKTARHIKQKIYGRRLVLFAPLYVSDYCVNSCVYCGYGAGHKFSRRRLTMDEIKKETLVLLNMGHKRLAMEAGEDPENCPIDYVLDAIDAVYSVETKNANIRRININIAATTVEDYKKLKDAEIGTYILFQETYHRGTYAKMHPRGPKKDYDWHTTAFDRSNQAGIDDNGAGVLFGLYDHKFEMLALMQHAEHLEAEFNCGPHTISVPRIRPAGGINLESFPHIVSDDEFKKLIAIIRLAVPYTGMIISTREDADLRNECLELGISQLSGGSCTGVGGYCEENEKGVKQPVQFQVNDERPLDSVIHDISEAGHLPSFCTACYRNGRTGDRFMAVAKSGEIQNLCQPNAILTLKEYLTDFASPATKEIGEKVIAEHLKEIPNEKLRKVTEARLVEIEQGKRDLYY